Proteins from a genomic interval of Dama dama isolate Ldn47 chromosome 1, ASM3311817v1, whole genome shotgun sequence:
- the TMPRSS4 gene encoding transmembrane protease serine 4 isoform X1 has translation MTVRRPDGGSCELETVHRNWQDPEVNQPLNSLDVTPLRKSRTPLETFKKMRIPIIAAVLSLATIIVVAILIKVILDNYFFLCGQPLLFIPREQVCDGHQDCASGEDEQYCVKKLPNGPPVAVRLSRDRSTLQVLDPATKNWASACFDNFTEALAKTACRQMGYDSKPTFKAVDVGPAQDLDIVKITENLQELQVQHSSGPCLSSSLVSLQCLACGQSVKAPRVVGGKEASVDSWPWQVSIQYNKQHICGGSILDPHWILTAAHCFWKHLDVPNWKVRAGSDRLGSFPSLPVAKIFILEPNATHPREHDIALVKLQLPLTYSGTIRPICLPFSDEELTPGTPLWVIGWGFTEENGGKMSDILQQGSVQVINSTRCNAEDAYQGEVTETMMCAGLPEGGVDTCQGDSGGPLMYHSDRWQVVGIVSWGHGCGGPTTPGVYTKVTAYLNWIYNVRKSDP, from the exons ATGACCGTGAGAAGACCAGATGGGGGTTCCTGTGAGCTTGAAACCGTGCATCGAAACTGGCAG GACCCTGAGGTCAATCAACCCCTGAACAGCCTCG ATGTCACCCCCCTGCGCAAATCCCGCACCCCGCTGGAGAccttcaaaaaaatgaggatcccGATCATCGCAGCAGTGCTGAGCCTGGCAACCATCATCGTGGTGGCCATCCTCA TCAAGGTGATTCTGGACAATTACTTCTTCCTCTGTGGGCAGCCCCTCCTCTTCATCCCGAGGGAGCAGGTGTGTGACGGCCACCAGGACTGTGCCTCGGGGGAGGATGAGCAGTACTGCGTCAAGAAACTCCCCAACGGACCTCCAGTGGCAG TCCGCCTCTCCAGGGACCGATCCACCCTGCAGGTGCTGGACCCCGCCACGAAGAACTGGGCCTCTGCTTGTTTTGACAACTTCACAGAAGCTTTGGCCAAGACCGCCTGTCGGCAGATGGGCTATGACAG CAAACCCACCTTCAAGGCTGTGGACGTTGGCCCAGCCCAAGATCTGGACATTGTCAAAATCACAGAGAACCTGCAGGAGCTTCAGGTGCAACACTCAAGTGG CCCCTGTCTCTCAAGCTCCCTGGTTTCCCTGCAGTGCCTTG CCTGCGGACAGAGCGTGAAGGCCCCTCGGGtggtgggtgggaaggaggccTCTGTGGATTCTTGGCCTTGGCAGGTCAGCATCCAGTACAACAAACAACACATCTGTGGAGGGAGCATCCTAGACCCACACTGGATCCTCACAGCTGCCCATTGCTTCTG GAAGCATCTCGATGTGCCCAACTGGAAGGTGAGGGCTGGCTCAGACAGACTGGGCAGCTTCCCATCCCTGCCTGTGGCCAAGATCTTCATCCTTGAGCCTAACGCCACGCACCCCAGAGAGCACGACATTGCCCTCGTGAAGCTGCAGCTCCCGCTCACATACTCTG GCACGATCAGGCCCATCTGCCTGCCCTTCTCTGATGAGGAGCTCACTCCAGGCACCCCACTCTGGGTCATCGGATGGGGCTTTACAGAAGAGAACGGAG GGAAGATGTCTGACATACTGCAGCAGGGATCCGTCCAGGTCATCAACAGCACGCggtgcaatgcagaggatgcgtACCAGGGGGAGGTCACCGAGACGATGATGTGTGCAGGCCTCCCGGAGGGCGGCGTGGACACCTGCCAG GGTGACAGTGGGGGCCCTCTGATGTATCACTCTGACCGGTGGCAAGTGGTGGGCATCGTGAGCTGGGGCCATGGCTGTGGGGGGCCTACTACCCCAGGAGTATATACCAAGGTCACAGCCTATCTCAACTGGATCTACAATGTCCGGAAG TCTGATCCATga
- the TMPRSS4 gene encoding transmembrane protease serine 4 isoform X5: MGYDSKPTFKAVDVGPAQDLDIVKITENLQELQVQHSSGPCLSSSLVSLQCLACGQSVKAPRVVGGKEASVDSWPWQVSIQYNKQHICGGSILDPHWILTAAHCFWKHLDVPNWKVRAGSDRLGSFPSLPVAKIFILEPNATHPREHDIALVKLQLPLTYSGTIRPICLPFSDEELTPGTPLWVIGWGFTEENGGKMSDILQQGSVQVINSTRCNAEDAYQGEVTETMMCAGLPEGGVDTCQGDSGGPLMYHSDRWQVVGIVSWGHGCGGPTTPGVYTKVTAYLNWIYNVRKSDP; this comes from the exons ATGGGCTATGACAG CAAACCCACCTTCAAGGCTGTGGACGTTGGCCCAGCCCAAGATCTGGACATTGTCAAAATCACAGAGAACCTGCAGGAGCTTCAGGTGCAACACTCAAGTGG CCCCTGTCTCTCAAGCTCCCTGGTTTCCCTGCAGTGCCTTG CCTGCGGACAGAGCGTGAAGGCCCCTCGGGtggtgggtgggaaggaggccTCTGTGGATTCTTGGCCTTGGCAGGTCAGCATCCAGTACAACAAACAACACATCTGTGGAGGGAGCATCCTAGACCCACACTGGATCCTCACAGCTGCCCATTGCTTCTG GAAGCATCTCGATGTGCCCAACTGGAAGGTGAGGGCTGGCTCAGACAGACTGGGCAGCTTCCCATCCCTGCCTGTGGCCAAGATCTTCATCCTTGAGCCTAACGCCACGCACCCCAGAGAGCACGACATTGCCCTCGTGAAGCTGCAGCTCCCGCTCACATACTCTG GCACGATCAGGCCCATCTGCCTGCCCTTCTCTGATGAGGAGCTCACTCCAGGCACCCCACTCTGGGTCATCGGATGGGGCTTTACAGAAGAGAACGGAG GGAAGATGTCTGACATACTGCAGCAGGGATCCGTCCAGGTCATCAACAGCACGCggtgcaatgcagaggatgcgtACCAGGGGGAGGTCACCGAGACGATGATGTGTGCAGGCCTCCCGGAGGGCGGCGTGGACACCTGCCAG GGTGACAGTGGGGGCCCTCTGATGTATCACTCTGACCGGTGGCAAGTGGTGGGCATCGTGAGCTGGGGCCATGGCTGTGGGGGGCCTACTACCCCAGGAGTATATACCAAGGTCACAGCCTATCTCAACTGGATCTACAATGTCCGGAAG TCTGATCCATga
- the TMPRSS4 gene encoding transmembrane protease serine 4 isoform X4 — translation MVFQPQPLLFIPREQVCDGHQDCASGEDEQYCVKKLPNGPPVAVRLSRDRSTLQVLDPATKNWASACFDNFTEALAKTACRQMGYDSKPTFKAVDVGPAQDLDIVKITENLQELQVQHSSGPCLSSSLVSLQCLACGQSVKAPRVVGGKEASVDSWPWQVSIQYNKQHICGGSILDPHWILTAAHCFWKHLDVPNWKVRAGSDRLGSFPSLPVAKIFILEPNATHPREHDIALVKLQLPLTYSGTIRPICLPFSDEELTPGTPLWVIGWGFTEENGGKMSDILQQGSVQVINSTRCNAEDAYQGEVTETMMCAGLPEGGVDTCQGDSGGPLMYHSDRWQVVGIVSWGHGCGGPTTPGVYTKVTAYLNWIYNVRKSDP, via the exons ATGGTCTTTCAACCCCAG CCCCTCCTCTTCATCCCGAGGGAGCAGGTGTGTGACGGCCACCAGGACTGTGCCTCGGGGGAGGATGAGCAGTACTGCGTCAAGAAACTCCCCAACGGACCTCCAGTGGCAG TCCGCCTCTCCAGGGACCGATCCACCCTGCAGGTGCTGGACCCCGCCACGAAGAACTGGGCCTCTGCTTGTTTTGACAACTTCACAGAAGCTTTGGCCAAGACCGCCTGTCGGCAGATGGGCTATGACAG CAAACCCACCTTCAAGGCTGTGGACGTTGGCCCAGCCCAAGATCTGGACATTGTCAAAATCACAGAGAACCTGCAGGAGCTTCAGGTGCAACACTCAAGTGG CCCCTGTCTCTCAAGCTCCCTGGTTTCCCTGCAGTGCCTTG CCTGCGGACAGAGCGTGAAGGCCCCTCGGGtggtgggtgggaaggaggccTCTGTGGATTCTTGGCCTTGGCAGGTCAGCATCCAGTACAACAAACAACACATCTGTGGAGGGAGCATCCTAGACCCACACTGGATCCTCACAGCTGCCCATTGCTTCTG GAAGCATCTCGATGTGCCCAACTGGAAGGTGAGGGCTGGCTCAGACAGACTGGGCAGCTTCCCATCCCTGCCTGTGGCCAAGATCTTCATCCTTGAGCCTAACGCCACGCACCCCAGAGAGCACGACATTGCCCTCGTGAAGCTGCAGCTCCCGCTCACATACTCTG GCACGATCAGGCCCATCTGCCTGCCCTTCTCTGATGAGGAGCTCACTCCAGGCACCCCACTCTGGGTCATCGGATGGGGCTTTACAGAAGAGAACGGAG GGAAGATGTCTGACATACTGCAGCAGGGATCCGTCCAGGTCATCAACAGCACGCggtgcaatgcagaggatgcgtACCAGGGGGAGGTCACCGAGACGATGATGTGTGCAGGCCTCCCGGAGGGCGGCGTGGACACCTGCCAG GGTGACAGTGGGGGCCCTCTGATGTATCACTCTGACCGGTGGCAAGTGGTGGGCATCGTGAGCTGGGGCCATGGCTGTGGGGGGCCTACTACCCCAGGAGTATATACCAAGGTCACAGCCTATCTCAACTGGATCTACAATGTCCGGAAG TCTGATCCATga
- the TMPRSS4 gene encoding transmembrane protease serine 4 isoform X2, whose translation MENSEDRRARVDPEVNQPLNSLDVTPLRKSRTPLETFKKMRIPIIAAVLSLATIIVVAILIKVILDNYFFLCGQPLLFIPREQVCDGHQDCASGEDEQYCVKKLPNGPPVAVRLSRDRSTLQVLDPATKNWASACFDNFTEALAKTACRQMGYDSKPTFKAVDVGPAQDLDIVKITENLQELQVQHSSGPCLSSSLVSLQCLACGQSVKAPRVVGGKEASVDSWPWQVSIQYNKQHICGGSILDPHWILTAAHCFWKHLDVPNWKVRAGSDRLGSFPSLPVAKIFILEPNATHPREHDIALVKLQLPLTYSGTIRPICLPFSDEELTPGTPLWVIGWGFTEENGGKMSDILQQGSVQVINSTRCNAEDAYQGEVTETMMCAGLPEGGVDTCQGDSGGPLMYHSDRWQVVGIVSWGHGCGGPTTPGVYTKVTAYLNWIYNVRKSDP comes from the exons GACCCTGAGGTCAATCAACCCCTGAACAGCCTCG ATGTCACCCCCCTGCGCAAATCCCGCACCCCGCTGGAGAccttcaaaaaaatgaggatcccGATCATCGCAGCAGTGCTGAGCCTGGCAACCATCATCGTGGTGGCCATCCTCA TCAAGGTGATTCTGGACAATTACTTCTTCCTCTGTGGGCAGCCCCTCCTCTTCATCCCGAGGGAGCAGGTGTGTGACGGCCACCAGGACTGTGCCTCGGGGGAGGATGAGCAGTACTGCGTCAAGAAACTCCCCAACGGACCTCCAGTGGCAG TCCGCCTCTCCAGGGACCGATCCACCCTGCAGGTGCTGGACCCCGCCACGAAGAACTGGGCCTCTGCTTGTTTTGACAACTTCACAGAAGCTTTGGCCAAGACCGCCTGTCGGCAGATGGGCTATGACAG CAAACCCACCTTCAAGGCTGTGGACGTTGGCCCAGCCCAAGATCTGGACATTGTCAAAATCACAGAGAACCTGCAGGAGCTTCAGGTGCAACACTCAAGTGG CCCCTGTCTCTCAAGCTCCCTGGTTTCCCTGCAGTGCCTTG CCTGCGGACAGAGCGTGAAGGCCCCTCGGGtggtgggtgggaaggaggccTCTGTGGATTCTTGGCCTTGGCAGGTCAGCATCCAGTACAACAAACAACACATCTGTGGAGGGAGCATCCTAGACCCACACTGGATCCTCACAGCTGCCCATTGCTTCTG GAAGCATCTCGATGTGCCCAACTGGAAGGTGAGGGCTGGCTCAGACAGACTGGGCAGCTTCCCATCCCTGCCTGTGGCCAAGATCTTCATCCTTGAGCCTAACGCCACGCACCCCAGAGAGCACGACATTGCCCTCGTGAAGCTGCAGCTCCCGCTCACATACTCTG GCACGATCAGGCCCATCTGCCTGCCCTTCTCTGATGAGGAGCTCACTCCAGGCACCCCACTCTGGGTCATCGGATGGGGCTTTACAGAAGAGAACGGAG GGAAGATGTCTGACATACTGCAGCAGGGATCCGTCCAGGTCATCAACAGCACGCggtgcaatgcagaggatgcgtACCAGGGGGAGGTCACCGAGACGATGATGTGTGCAGGCCTCCCGGAGGGCGGCGTGGACACCTGCCAG GGTGACAGTGGGGGCCCTCTGATGTATCACTCTGACCGGTGGCAAGTGGTGGGCATCGTGAGCTGGGGCCATGGCTGTGGGGGGCCTACTACCCCAGGAGTATATACCAAGGTCACAGCCTATCTCAACTGGATCTACAATGTCCGGAAG TCTGATCCATga
- the TMPRSS4 gene encoding transmembrane protease serine 4 isoform X3 — translation MRIPIIAAVLSLATIIVVAILIKVILDNYFFLCGQPLLFIPREQVCDGHQDCASGEDEQYCVKKLPNGPPVAVRLSRDRSTLQVLDPATKNWASACFDNFTEALAKTACRQMGYDSKPTFKAVDVGPAQDLDIVKITENLQELQVQHSSGPCLSSSLVSLQCLACGQSVKAPRVVGGKEASVDSWPWQVSIQYNKQHICGGSILDPHWILTAAHCFWKHLDVPNWKVRAGSDRLGSFPSLPVAKIFILEPNATHPREHDIALVKLQLPLTYSGTIRPICLPFSDEELTPGTPLWVIGWGFTEENGGKMSDILQQGSVQVINSTRCNAEDAYQGEVTETMMCAGLPEGGVDTCQGDSGGPLMYHSDRWQVVGIVSWGHGCGGPTTPGVYTKVTAYLNWIYNVRKSDP, via the exons atgaggatcccGATCATCGCAGCAGTGCTGAGCCTGGCAACCATCATCGTGGTGGCCATCCTCA TCAAGGTGATTCTGGACAATTACTTCTTCCTCTGTGGGCAGCCCCTCCTCTTCATCCCGAGGGAGCAGGTGTGTGACGGCCACCAGGACTGTGCCTCGGGGGAGGATGAGCAGTACTGCGTCAAGAAACTCCCCAACGGACCTCCAGTGGCAG TCCGCCTCTCCAGGGACCGATCCACCCTGCAGGTGCTGGACCCCGCCACGAAGAACTGGGCCTCTGCTTGTTTTGACAACTTCACAGAAGCTTTGGCCAAGACCGCCTGTCGGCAGATGGGCTATGACAG CAAACCCACCTTCAAGGCTGTGGACGTTGGCCCAGCCCAAGATCTGGACATTGTCAAAATCACAGAGAACCTGCAGGAGCTTCAGGTGCAACACTCAAGTGG CCCCTGTCTCTCAAGCTCCCTGGTTTCCCTGCAGTGCCTTG CCTGCGGACAGAGCGTGAAGGCCCCTCGGGtggtgggtgggaaggaggccTCTGTGGATTCTTGGCCTTGGCAGGTCAGCATCCAGTACAACAAACAACACATCTGTGGAGGGAGCATCCTAGACCCACACTGGATCCTCACAGCTGCCCATTGCTTCTG GAAGCATCTCGATGTGCCCAACTGGAAGGTGAGGGCTGGCTCAGACAGACTGGGCAGCTTCCCATCCCTGCCTGTGGCCAAGATCTTCATCCTTGAGCCTAACGCCACGCACCCCAGAGAGCACGACATTGCCCTCGTGAAGCTGCAGCTCCCGCTCACATACTCTG GCACGATCAGGCCCATCTGCCTGCCCTTCTCTGATGAGGAGCTCACTCCAGGCACCCCACTCTGGGTCATCGGATGGGGCTTTACAGAAGAGAACGGAG GGAAGATGTCTGACATACTGCAGCAGGGATCCGTCCAGGTCATCAACAGCACGCggtgcaatgcagaggatgcgtACCAGGGGGAGGTCACCGAGACGATGATGTGTGCAGGCCTCCCGGAGGGCGGCGTGGACACCTGCCAG GGTGACAGTGGGGGCCCTCTGATGTATCACTCTGACCGGTGGCAAGTGGTGGGCATCGTGAGCTGGGGCCATGGCTGTGGGGGGCCTACTACCCCAGGAGTATATACCAAGGTCACAGCCTATCTCAACTGGATCTACAATGTCCGGAAG TCTGATCCATga